The proteins below come from a single Campylobacter concisus genomic window:
- a CDS encoding DUF6394 family protein, with amino-acid sequence MNWGKVIYIFFALMSLTTTAEFLYDKNEIALFVAASINLVSTLLKIGVKNLLSAELFASSLVADLHLIPAFVILQVSENITLSYSLAIGAVIANIFSLALVLIESSKAQEEF; translated from the coding sequence ATGAACTGGGGAAAAGTTATCTACATATTTTTTGCGCTGATGAGTCTTACGACTACGGCAGAATTTTTATATGATAAAAACGAGATTGCACTTTTTGTGGCAGCTAGTATAAATTTGGTTTCAACACTACTTAAGATTGGTGTTAAAAATTTACTCTCGGCTGAGCTTTTTGCAAGCTCACTGGTTGCTGACTTGCACCTTATACCAGCTTTTGTTATTTTGCAAGTCTCTGAAAATATAACACTTAGCTATTCGTTGGCTATTGGCGCAGTCATTGCAAATATATTTTCACTAGCCTTGGTTTTAATAGAATCAAGTAAAGCTCAAGAAGAATTTTAG
- the secF gene encoding protein translocase subunit SecF — protein sequence MQIFTKAKVYDFMRFRFASLAFSIFLFVGSIVLLATKGLNYGIDFSGGTLIQLKYDTKAPLDKIRDAFGTNEVLKNASVTEFGSEDEAVIRFSGSSSNLTGDIGTEIKQILKDTGNFEVRRVDIVGPKVGDELREKGLMALGISLIGILIYITFRFEWRFALAAIATEIHDIVITVGAISLFNIDVNLDTLAAVLTVLGYSLNDTIIIFDRIREGIKESKRTDIEGVINESVSATLSRTILTSATTMMTVLVLFLFGGDMIHGFSFILIVGIVIGTISSIYISSPFLIWFKFSIEHFRSRETEKQKIKKEREKERAMFEKGVV from the coding sequence ATGCAAATTTTTACTAAAGCAAAAGTTTATGATTTTATGCGTTTTAGATTTGCTTCACTAGCATTTTCTATATTTTTATTTGTTGGCTCTATTGTTTTACTTGCGACAAAAGGCCTAAACTACGGCATTGATTTCTCTGGTGGTACGCTTATCCAGCTAAAATACGACACCAAAGCGCCACTTGATAAAATTCGTGATGCTTTTGGCACAAATGAGGTGCTTAAAAACGCCTCTGTTACTGAGTTTGGAAGCGAAGATGAGGCTGTTATTAGATTTTCAGGTTCAAGCTCAAATTTAACTGGCGACATTGGTACTGAGATAAAGCAAATTTTAAAAGATACTGGAAATTTTGAGGTAAGACGTGTTGATATCGTTGGACCAAAGGTTGGTGACGAGCTTAGAGAAAAAGGCTTGATGGCTCTTGGAATTTCACTAATTGGCATATTAATCTACATCACATTTAGATTTGAGTGGCGTTTTGCGCTAGCTGCAATTGCAACTGAAATTCACGATATAGTTATAACTGTTGGTGCTATTTCGCTATTTAATATTGATGTAAATTTGGACACGCTAGCGGCTGTATTAACAGTGCTTGGCTACTCTCTAAATGATACGATCATCATTTTTGACAGGATAAGAGAGGGTATCAAAGAGAGTAAGAGAACTGACATCGAGGGCGTTATCAACGAGTCGGTCTCAGCTACGCTTTCAAGAACTATCCTAACTTCAGCAACTACGATGATGACAGTTCTTGTGTTATTTTTATTTGGTGGAGATATGATACATGGATTTTCATTTATTCTTATCGTTGGTATTGTCATAGGAACGATCAGCTCGATCTACATCTCTTCGCCGTTTCTTATCTGGTTTAAATTTAGCATCGAGCATTTTAGAAGCAGAGAGACTGAAAAACAAAAGATAAAAAAAGAGCGCGAAAAAGAGCGTGCTATGTTTGAGAAAGGCGTTGTGTAA
- the lptE gene encoding LPS assembly lipoprotein LptE, with protein sequence MRYFLAFFIAIFICGCGYKPVSKITHDLVGDKIYVDVIISKEEPKNSVWIKDAVKEGMVARLNKNLSSKESADTSIIVSVNNLSYEAIIYDEFGYITSYKAHLSLNYKTKFKDGTVVDIPATGEYDFSVARRQKDVRFADSVLSDTQKYEAIKEASKEAFDEYIASLAVKGYRNGSSNR encoded by the coding sequence TTGAGATATTTTTTAGCGTTTTTTATTGCGATATTTATCTGTGGATGTGGCTATAAGCCGGTTTCAAAGATCACACATGATCTAGTTGGCGATAAAATTTACGTTGATGTGATTATCAGCAAAGAAGAACCAAAAAATAGCGTTTGGATAAAAGACGCTGTAAAAGAGGGCATGGTCGCAAGGCTAAATAAAAATTTATCAAGCAAAGAAAGTGCTGATACTTCGATAATAGTTTCAGTTAATAATTTAAGCTATGAAGCAATTATTTATGATGAGTTTGGCTATATTACGTCATACAAAGCACATTTAAGCTTAAATTATAAGACTAAATTTAAAGATGGCACCGTAGTTGATATTCCAGCCACTGGCGAGTATGACTTTAGTGTCGCAAGACGTCAAAAAGATGTAAGATTTGCTGATAGCGTTCTTAGTGATACTCAAAAATACGAAGCTATCAAAGAGGCATCAAAAGAGGCCTTTGATGAGTATATCGCAAGTTTAGCGGTAAAAGGATATAGAAATGGCAGCAGTAACCGTTAG
- the leuS gene encoding leucine--tRNA ligase, with protein sequence MAEKIKYEPLKIEKKWQEIWDKNEEFEPKDDLSLPKKYILSMFPYPSGRIHMGHVRNYSIGDALARSYRKSGYNVLHPIGFDSFGMPAENAAIKHKIHPKIWTYENIDYMKKELASLGFSFSKKRILATSDPLYTKWEQSFFIKMFEKGLVYRKNAIINWCEYDQTVLANEQVEDGKCWRCGNDVVQKELPGYYFNITKYASELLDDLKLLEGKWPNQVITMQENWIGRSYGLEFKFYLDEASKEALGGKFDGFEVFTTRADTIYGVSYTALAPEHPIVKALLESDKLDKNKKTKIKTILNQSPRERQASEKDGEFLGIYVVHPLTNEKIPVWVANFILADYGSGAIMAVPAHDQRDYEFASKFNLPIKPVVKPLDGESDGSKAYSEYGISINSELINGLVSEEAKNFIIEKFEKDGLGKRITNYKLRDWGISRQRYWGAPIPIVHCKCCGVVPEKEENLPIALPEDVEITGEGNPLDKHPTWKFTKCPKCGQDAIRETDTMDTFVESSWYFARFASDEKTWEQKALDEKSVNYWMNVDQYIGGIEHAILHLLYARFFQKVLRDLGYLRDDEPFENLLTQGMVLKDGKKMSKSKGNVVDPDDIINRYGADTARLFILFAAPPQKELEWNDSAVEGAFRFLNRLWEKAQTIKKIDELPQVDHESLNKDEKFARLKIYEALKKSTEVFGDTFAFNTLIAACMEALNAINAQDNEDVNAEGFFIILNLLEPIVPHIANELSEELFGRKNFTKIAVKEEVFVKDSIALAVTVNGKKRAEFEVAASESEGEILKLAKQNVAKWLEGKEILKEIYIKGKLVNFVIKG encoded by the coding sequence ATGGCTGAGAAAATAAAATATGAGCCTTTAAAGATAGAAAAAAAATGGCAAGAAATTTGGGATAAAAATGAAGAATTTGAACCAAAAGATGACCTAAGCTTGCCGAAAAAATATATCCTAAGCATGTTTCCATATCCAAGTGGACGCATACATATGGGGCATGTAAGAAACTACTCTATCGGCGATGCGCTGGCTAGGTCATATAGGAAAAGCGGATATAACGTGCTTCATCCTATTGGCTTTGATAGCTTTGGTATGCCAGCTGAAAACGCAGCCATAAAACATAAAATTCACCCTAAAATTTGGACTTATGAAAATATCGACTATATGAAAAAAGAGCTTGCAAGCCTTGGTTTTTCATTTTCTAAAAAGAGAATTTTAGCCACATCTGACCCACTTTATACAAAGTGGGAGCAAAGCTTTTTTATAAAGATGTTTGAAAAAGGGCTTGTTTATAGAAAAAATGCAATTATAAATTGGTGCGAATACGATCAAACTGTGCTTGCAAATGAGCAGGTGGAGGATGGCAAATGCTGGAGATGTGGTAATGATGTTGTACAAAAAGAGCTTCCAGGATATTACTTTAACATCACAAAATACGCTAGCGAGCTACTTGATGATCTGAAGCTTCTTGAAGGCAAATGGCCAAATCAAGTAATTACAATGCAAGAAAACTGGATCGGTAGAAGCTACGGCTTGGAGTTTAAATTTTATCTTGATGAAGCTTCAAAAGAGGCTTTAGGTGGTAAATTTGACGGCTTTGAGGTGTTTACTACAAGGGCTGATACGATTTACGGCGTTAGCTACACAGCCCTTGCCCCTGAACATCCTATTGTAAAAGCATTGCTTGAGAGTGATAAGCTTGATAAAAACAAAAAGACAAAGATAAAAACAATCCTGAACCAAAGCCCAAGAGAGCGTCAAGCGAGCGAAAAAGACGGAGAATTTTTAGGAATTTACGTCGTTCATCCACTCACAAATGAAAAAATCCCAGTTTGGGTTGCAAATTTTATCTTAGCTGACTACGGCAGTGGTGCTATCATGGCTGTCCCTGCGCATGACCAAAGAGATTACGAGTTTGCAAGTAAATTTAATCTTCCTATAAAACCAGTTGTAAAACCACTTGATGGCGAGAGCGACGGTTCTAAAGCATACTCTGAGTACGGAATTTCTATAAATTCTGAGCTTATAAATGGACTTGTTTCAGAAGAAGCTAAAAATTTTATAATAGAAAAATTTGAAAAAGATGGTTTAGGCAAAAGGATCACAAACTATAAATTAAGAGACTGGGGAATTTCTCGTCAAAGATATTGGGGTGCACCAATACCTATCGTGCACTGCAAATGCTGCGGCGTAGTGCCAGAAAAAGAGGAAAATTTGCCTATTGCGCTACCAGAAGATGTCGAAATCACAGGCGAGGGCAATCCTTTAGATAAACACCCAACTTGGAAATTTACAAAGTGTCCAAAATGTGGCCAAGACGCAATCAGAGAGACTGATACGATGGATACATTTGTGGAGAGCAGCTGGTATTTTGCTAGATTTGCAAGCGATGAGAAGACTTGGGAGCAAAAAGCACTTGATGAAAAGAGCGTGAATTATTGGATGAATGTAGATCAGTATATCGGCGGTATCGAGCATGCGATATTGCACCTTTTATACGCTAGATTTTTCCAAAAGGTCTTAAGAGACCTTGGCTATCTAAGAGACGATGAGCCGTTTGAAAATTTACTAACTCAAGGCATGGTCTTAAAAGATGGCAAAAAGATGAGTAAAAGCAAGGGAAACGTAGTAGATCCTGATGATATCATAAATAGATATGGCGCTGATACAGCAAGGCTTTTTATCCTTTTTGCAGCGCCTCCTCAAAAAGAGCTTGAGTGGAACGATAGCGCAGTTGAAGGCGCATTTAGGTTTTTAAATAGGCTTTGGGAGAAGGCACAAACTATCAAAAAGATAGACGAACTGCCTCAGGTAGATCATGAAAGCCTAAACAAAGATGAGAAATTTGCAAGGCTAAAGATTTATGAAGCGCTTAAAAAATCAACCGAGGTTTTTGGCGACACATTTGCTTTTAATACATTAATCGCTGCTTGCATGGAGGCGTTAAACGCCATAAATGCACAAGATAACGAAGATGTAAATGCTGAAGGCTTTTTTATCATCTTAAATTTACTAGAGCCTATCGTGCCGCACATCGCAAATGAGCTTAGTGAAGAGCTTTTTGGTAGAAAAAATTTCACAAAGATAGCCGTAAAAGAAGAGGTTTTTGTAAAAGATAGCATAGCTCTTGCAGTTACAGTAAATGGCAAAAAAAGAGCCGAGTTTGAAGTGGCAGCGAGCGAGAGTGAGGGTGAAATTTTAAAGCTAGCTAAGCAAAATGTAGCTAAATGGCTTGAAGGAAAAGAAATTTTAAAAGAGATTTATATAAAAGGCAAATTAGTAAATTTTGTCATTAAAGGATAA